The Sporichthyaceae bacterium region GGCCGGGCGAGTGCCCTGCGCAGCCAGTTGCGCCGCGCCGTGCACCGCCCGGTCGGTCGCCTCCGCGCCGGCCAGCGCCTGCTCGGTCGCCGAGGCCCGCAGGTGCGTGCTGCCCATGTTGGTCAGCGCTACCCGCGCCTCGGCGATGTGCCCGTTGTCCCGGCGCACGGCCGCGGCCACACCCACGATCGACCAGGCCTGGGCGACCCGGTTGAACTTCTCGTAGTGAGTGCCCCAGCCATCACCGAGCTTCGGCACCCGGATGGAGG contains the following coding sequences:
- a CDS encoding xanthine dehydrogenase family protein subunit M; this translates as SIRVPKLGDGWGTHYEKFNRVAQAWSIVGVAAAVRRDNGHIAEARVALTNMGSTHLRASATEQALAGAEATDRAVHGAAQLAAQGTRPASDQNAQADYREELARVLTHRAVKAAAGLS